One window of the Diospyros lotus cultivar Yz01 chromosome 12, ASM1463336v1, whole genome shotgun sequence genome contains the following:
- the LOC127786845 gene encoding uncharacterized protein LOC127786845 isoform X1 — translation MWRFKPFMPKEQTGLEGRTVDIGNLKVHIRNAIAEGGFSCVYLARDAVHGSKQYALKHIICNDEESLEVVRKEISVMKSLKGHPNVVTLYAHAIFDMGRTKEALLVMEYCEKSLVSVLESKGSGYFEEKQVLVIFRDVCNAVFAMHCQSPPIAHRDLKAENLLLGSDGLWKLCDFGSTSTNHKRFERPEEMGIEEDNIRKHTTPAYRAPEMWDLFRRELINEKVDIWALGCLLFRICYFKSAFDGESKLQVLNGNYRIPELPKYSSSITDLIRDMLQSSPDARPDITQVWFRVNDLLPDGLQKPLPDRSPEMHQPGADIHEGIQKPANKTNPMPRRSPPPPPSTETTWSSSSSPVNNSRASGGGGALGAFWSTQHAKDSFSAEDKVAVKFDEEPSKQNTTRLEQQIFSHDASPSKEEKNRSHPVTKTVHANSVNRAGDSSSQDFGINFFKDDSGQAAGRPKSSKSNSESTNAFQNEAFNSFVADFDTNKLSPVISSKNSGKEEELEAEVERLKEQLKQANIEKAEITSKYEKLSAICRSQRQEIQELKQALGARTSPNRGVSKDKTSPGVQPSATMQQREKIEGTVWELQQRFFDSNTPSPESKPWNAFTEDAKPQKMSTDSTPKSVRTRNGHQNKQATPAVSDSWDFGTDNFTAVPTASSQMPVSSKELKTSQRYGELKNVKGESVSQPAGWAGF, via the exons ATGTGGAGATTCAAACCGTTCATGCCTAAGGAACAAACAGGTCTTGAAGGGCGCACTGTCGATATTGGCAATTTGAAAGTTCATATTCGCAATGCCATTGCTGAGGGTGGATTTTCTTGTGTTTACTTAGCTCGGGATGCAGTACATGGCTCGAAGCAGTATGCATTAAAGCACATTATATGTAATGATGAAGAATCTCTAGAAGTTGTAAGGAAAGAAATATCTGTGATGAAATCTCTCAAAGGACATCCTAATGTTGTCACACTTTATGCACATGCTATCTTTGATATGGGGCGGACAAAAGAAGCTCTCCTTGTGATGGAATATTGTGAGAAGTCCCTGGTCAGTGTGCTGGAAAGCAAAGGATCTGGATATTTTGAGGAGAAGCAAGTCCTTGTAATTTTTAGGGATGTCTGCAATGCAGTCTTTGCCATGCATTGCCAATCACCACCCATTGCTCATCG AGATTTGAAGGCTGAAAATCTTCTCTTGGGGTCTGATGGATTATGgaaattgtgtgattttggAAGTACCTCTACCAATCACAAGCGGTTTGAGAGGCCTGAAGAAATGGGCATAGAAGAAGACAATATCAGGAAGCACACAACACCGGCCTATAGAGCCCCTGAG ATGTGGGATCTGTTCAGGAGAGAACTCATAAATGAGAAGGTGGACATTTGG GCCCTTGGGTGTCTTCTTTTCCGCATATGCTACTTCAAGTCGGCATTTGACGGGGAATCGAAGCTACAAGTTCTAAATGGGAACTATCGCATACCAGAATTACCAAAATATAGCTCATCCATTACAGATCTAATAAGAGATATGCTTCAATCTTCACCAGATGCTCGACCCGACATCACGCAG GTGTGGTTTCGTGTTAATGATTTATTACCAGATGGATTACAGAAGCCATTGCCTGACAGATCACCGGAGATGCATCAACCAGGTGCTGACATTCACGAAG GAATTCAAAAGCCTGCTAATAAAACTAATCCAATGCCCCGTCGAAGTCCACCACCCCCACCATCTACAGAAACTACTTGGagttcatcatcatcaccagtTAATAATTCTAGGGCCAGTGGAGGTGGGGGCGCACTTGGTGCTTTTTGGTCCACTCAGCATGCCAAGGACTCATTTAGTGCAGAGGACAAAGTAGCAGTTAAATTTGATGAAGAACCAAGTAAACAGAACACAACAAGACTAGAGCAGCAAATTTTTAGCCATGATGCTAGCCCATCAAAAGAGGAGAAGAATCGCTCCCATCCTGTCACAAAAACAGTGCATGCAAACTCTGTTAACAGAGCCGGTGATAGCTCGTCCCAGGActttggaataaatttttttaaggatGATTCAGGCCAGGCTGCTGGAAGGCCCAAATCATCAAAATCGAATTCTGAGAGCACAAATGCTTTTCAAAATGAGGCATTCAACTCCTTTGTTGCTGATTTTGATACCAATAAACTTAGCCCTGTAATCAGCAGTAAAAATTCAGGGAAGGAAGAAGAGCTGGAGGCTGAGGTAGAAAGGCTGAAAGAACAACTGAAGCAAGCTAACATTGAGAAGGCTGAAATAACCTCCAAATATGAAAAGCTTTCTGCCATTTGCCGATCGCAGAGGCAGGAGATACAAGAGCTTAAGCAAGCCCTGGGAGCTAGAACTTCACCAAACAGGGGAGtttcaaaagataaaacatCTCCTGGAGTTCAACCTTCTGCGACCATGCAG cagagagagaaaattgaaggaaCAGTTTGGGAACTTCAACAAAGATTTTTTGACAGCAATACCCCGAGTCCAGAATCTAAGCCATGGAATGCTTTCACGGAAGATGCCAAGCCACAAAAAATGTCAACAGATAGTACTCCCAAATCTGTTAGGACGAGGAATGGTCACCAGAACAAACAGGCTACTCCAGCAGTCTCAGACTCATGGGATTTTGGAACCGACAACTTTACAGCAGTTCCCACAGCTTCCTCCCAGATGCCTGTATCAAGTAAGGAATTAAAAACTTCTCAGCGCTATGGTGAGTTGAAGAATGTAAAGGGTGAATCAGTTTCCCAACCTGCTGGCTGGGCTGGTTTCTGA
- the LOC127786845 gene encoding uncharacterized protein LOC127786845 isoform X2, protein MWRFKPFMPKEQTGLEGRTVDIGNLKVHIRNAIAEGGFSCVYLARDAVHGSKQYALKHIICNDEESLEVVRKEISVMKSLKGHPNVVTLYAHAIFDMGRTKEALLVMEYCEKSLVSVLESKGSGYFEEKQVLVIFRDVCNAVFAMHCQSPPIAHRDLKAENLLLGSDGLWKLCDFGSTSTNHKRFERPEEMGIEEDNIRKHTTPAYRAPEMWDLFRRELINEKVDIWALGCLLFRICYFKSAFDGESKLQVLNGNYRIPELPKYSSSITDLIRDMLQSSPDARPDITQVWFRVNDLLPDGLQKPLPDRSPEMHQPGADIHEGIQKPANKTNPMPRRSPPPPPSTETTWSSSSSPVNNSRASGGGGALGAFWSTQHAKDSFSAEDKVAVKFDEEPSKQNTTRLEQQIFSHDASPSKEEKNRSHPVTKTVHANSVNRAGDSSSQDFGINFFKDDSGQAAGRPKSSKSNSESTNAFQNEAFNSFVADFDTNKLSPVISSKNSGKEEELEAEVERLKEQLKQANIEKAEITSKYEKLSAICRSQRQEIQELKQALGARTSPNRGVSKDKTSPGVQPSATMQA, encoded by the exons ATGTGGAGATTCAAACCGTTCATGCCTAAGGAACAAACAGGTCTTGAAGGGCGCACTGTCGATATTGGCAATTTGAAAGTTCATATTCGCAATGCCATTGCTGAGGGTGGATTTTCTTGTGTTTACTTAGCTCGGGATGCAGTACATGGCTCGAAGCAGTATGCATTAAAGCACATTATATGTAATGATGAAGAATCTCTAGAAGTTGTAAGGAAAGAAATATCTGTGATGAAATCTCTCAAAGGACATCCTAATGTTGTCACACTTTATGCACATGCTATCTTTGATATGGGGCGGACAAAAGAAGCTCTCCTTGTGATGGAATATTGTGAGAAGTCCCTGGTCAGTGTGCTGGAAAGCAAAGGATCTGGATATTTTGAGGAGAAGCAAGTCCTTGTAATTTTTAGGGATGTCTGCAATGCAGTCTTTGCCATGCATTGCCAATCACCACCCATTGCTCATCG AGATTTGAAGGCTGAAAATCTTCTCTTGGGGTCTGATGGATTATGgaaattgtgtgattttggAAGTACCTCTACCAATCACAAGCGGTTTGAGAGGCCTGAAGAAATGGGCATAGAAGAAGACAATATCAGGAAGCACACAACACCGGCCTATAGAGCCCCTGAG ATGTGGGATCTGTTCAGGAGAGAACTCATAAATGAGAAGGTGGACATTTGG GCCCTTGGGTGTCTTCTTTTCCGCATATGCTACTTCAAGTCGGCATTTGACGGGGAATCGAAGCTACAAGTTCTAAATGGGAACTATCGCATACCAGAATTACCAAAATATAGCTCATCCATTACAGATCTAATAAGAGATATGCTTCAATCTTCACCAGATGCTCGACCCGACATCACGCAG GTGTGGTTTCGTGTTAATGATTTATTACCAGATGGATTACAGAAGCCATTGCCTGACAGATCACCGGAGATGCATCAACCAGGTGCTGACATTCACGAAG GAATTCAAAAGCCTGCTAATAAAACTAATCCAATGCCCCGTCGAAGTCCACCACCCCCACCATCTACAGAAACTACTTGGagttcatcatcatcaccagtTAATAATTCTAGGGCCAGTGGAGGTGGGGGCGCACTTGGTGCTTTTTGGTCCACTCAGCATGCCAAGGACTCATTTAGTGCAGAGGACAAAGTAGCAGTTAAATTTGATGAAGAACCAAGTAAACAGAACACAACAAGACTAGAGCAGCAAATTTTTAGCCATGATGCTAGCCCATCAAAAGAGGAGAAGAATCGCTCCCATCCTGTCACAAAAACAGTGCATGCAAACTCTGTTAACAGAGCCGGTGATAGCTCGTCCCAGGActttggaataaatttttttaaggatGATTCAGGCCAGGCTGCTGGAAGGCCCAAATCATCAAAATCGAATTCTGAGAGCACAAATGCTTTTCAAAATGAGGCATTCAACTCCTTTGTTGCTGATTTTGATACCAATAAACTTAGCCCTGTAATCAGCAGTAAAAATTCAGGGAAGGAAGAAGAGCTGGAGGCTGAGGTAGAAAGGCTGAAAGAACAACTGAAGCAAGCTAACATTGAGAAGGCTGAAATAACCTCCAAATATGAAAAGCTTTCTGCCATTTGCCGATCGCAGAGGCAGGAGATACAAGAGCTTAAGCAAGCCCTGGGAGCTAGAACTTCACCAAACAGGGGAGtttcaaaagataaaacatCTCCTGGAGTTCAACCTTCTGCGACCATGCAGGCAT ag